A genomic segment from Janibacter sp. DB-40 encodes:
- a CDS encoding NADPH:quinone oxidoreductase family protein, with translation MSIRAWQAQQLGTPAEVLTLVEAPTPAPGPGQVRVRVRASAVNFADTLMCAGEYQVRPEPPFVPGLEVCGDVLEVGEGVTGVAVGDRVLGGTAVPHGGFATECLMDAARTYPAPTGLDDAASAALMISYQTGWFGLHRRAALREGETLLVHAASGGVGSAAVQLGKAAGARVIGVVGGRDKVDIAARMGCDVVIDRKAEDIITRVKEITDGHGADVVYDPVGGSAYTASTKCIAFEGRIIVVGFASGQVPEPRLNHAMVKNYTILGLHWSLYEQHEPQLVQECHAELVRLADAGLVEPLVTERFDFADTPAALTRIAGGSSTGRIVVEHAR, from the coding sequence ATGAGCATCCGCGCGTGGCAGGCCCAGCAGCTCGGCACCCCGGCCGAGGTCCTCACCCTCGTCGAGGCGCCCACCCCGGCGCCCGGCCCCGGGCAGGTGCGGGTGCGGGTGCGGGCGAGCGCGGTGAACTTCGCCGACACCCTCATGTGCGCCGGGGAGTACCAGGTGAGGCCGGAGCCTCCCTTCGTCCCCGGTCTCGAGGTGTGCGGCGACGTGCTCGAGGTCGGCGAGGGGGTGACCGGGGTGGCGGTCGGCGACCGGGTGCTCGGCGGGACGGCGGTCCCCCACGGCGGGTTCGCGACGGAGTGCCTCATGGACGCGGCCCGTACCTACCCCGCCCCCACCGGGCTCGACGACGCGGCGAGCGCCGCGCTGATGATCAGCTACCAGACCGGGTGGTTCGGCCTGCACCGACGGGCGGCACTGCGCGAAGGGGAGACCCTCCTGGTCCACGCCGCCTCCGGTGGCGTGGGGTCGGCTGCCGTCCAGCTGGGCAAGGCGGCGGGAGCGCGGGTCATCGGCGTCGTCGGCGGTCGCGACAAGGTCGACATCGCCGCGCGGATGGGGTGTGACGTCGTCATCGACCGCAAGGCGGAGGACATCATCACCCGGGTCAAGGAGATCACCGACGGGCACGGCGCCGACGTCGTCTACGACCCGGTCGGCGGCTCCGCCTACACCGCGAGCACGAAGTGCATCGCCTTCGAGGGGCGGATCATCGTCGTCGGCTTCGCCAGCGGGCAGGTCCCCGAGCCGCGGCTCAACCACGCCATGGTGAAGAACTACACGATCCTCGGGCTGCACTGGAGCCTGTACGAGCAGCACGAGCCGCAGCTGGTGCAGGAGTGCCACGCCGAGCTGGTGCGTCTGGCCGACGCGGGGTTGGTGGAGCCGCTCGTGACGGAGCGCTTCGACTTCGCCGATACCCCGGCCGCGCTGACCCGGATCGCCGGCGGCTCGAGCACGGGCCGGATCGTTGTGGAGCACGCTCGCTGA
- a CDS encoding methylated-DNA--[protein]-cysteine S-methyltransferase, translating to MTTRHALLPTGVGELTAVLDEAEGRGTALVGLYFPGHWTLPDPESFGPRTDADEPVLVALAAQLGEYLDGRRREFDLPLDLRGGEHHRRVWERLSRIPYGATLTYGELAAESGGAAQAVGRAVGANPVSIVVPCHRVVGADGSLTGYAGGLERKRHLLALEEPAASERDALF from the coding sequence ATGACCACTCGGCACGCGCTGCTCCCGACGGGTGTCGGTGAGCTGACGGCCGTGCTCGACGAGGCCGAGGGGCGCGGGACGGCGCTCGTGGGCCTGTACTTCCCCGGGCACTGGACGCTGCCGGACCCCGAGAGCTTCGGTCCCCGCACGGACGCCGACGAGCCGGTCCTCGTCGCGCTCGCGGCCCAGCTGGGGGAGTACCTCGACGGGCGCCGGCGCGAGTTCGACCTGCCCCTGGACCTGCGGGGTGGCGAGCACCACCGCCGCGTGTGGGAACGGCTGAGCCGCATCCCCTACGGCGCGACGCTCACGTACGGGGAGCTCGCGGCCGAGAGCGGGGGCGCCGCCCAGGCGGTCGGTCGGGCCGTCGGGGCCAACCCGGTCTCGATCGTCGTCCCGTGCCACCGCGTCGTCGGTGCGGACGGGTCGCTCACCGGGTACGCGGGTGGGCTCGAGCGCAAGCGTCACCTGCTCGCGCTCGAGGAGCCGGCCGCGAGCGAGCGCGATGCCCTCTTCTGA
- a CDS encoding sigma-70 family RNA polymerase sigma factor encodes MPSSDHGARGRPHDGARLPPFELVVREHGPRVLAICRSRLDAADVDDAWSETFLAALSAWPDLPPDLDVAAWLATVARRKCTDVHRARARRRTDPVAELPEVVTEDEPDEGEGVWRHVAELPTKQRQVITYRYLGGLSHARVARLVGGTEAATRRAASDGLKALREKEIR; translated from the coding sequence ATGCCCTCTTCTGATCACGGTGCGCGGGGCCGGCCCCACGACGGGGCGAGGCTGCCCCCCTTCGAGCTCGTCGTCCGGGAGCACGGGCCGCGGGTGCTCGCCATCTGCCGTTCGCGGCTGGACGCGGCGGACGTCGACGACGCCTGGAGCGAGACCTTCCTGGCGGCGTTGTCCGCGTGGCCGGACCTGCCGCCGGATCTCGACGTCGCCGCGTGGCTGGCGACGGTCGCGCGCCGCAAGTGCACCGACGTCCACCGGGCCCGCGCCCGCCGCCGGACCGATCCCGTGGCCGAGCTGCCGGAGGTCGTCACCGAGGACGAGCCGGACGAGGGCGAAGGGGTGTGGCGGCACGTCGCCGAGCTGCCCACCAAGCAACGCCAGGTCATCACCTACCGCTACCTCGGCGGGTTGTCGCACGCCCGGGTCGCGCGGCTCGTCGGCGGCACCGAGGCGGCGACGCGTCGCGCCGCCAGTGACGGACTGAAGGCACTGCGGGAGAAGGAGATCCGATGA
- a CDS encoding methylated-DNA--[protein]-cysteine S-methyltransferase — MNDNELLHRLHHRFTADAAAAGLLDIAYRVIDSPLGPLLLAATEAGVVRVAFALEDHNAVLADLADRVSPRVLEAPARLDTVTRALTDYLDGRSRQVDVPVDLRLLRGYRREVVGALPTIGYGRTATYAQVAAATGRPGAVRAVGSACANNPVPLVLPCHRVVRSDGSDGGYRGGPEAKRQLLALEATPFATA, encoded by the coding sequence ATGAACGACAACGAGCTGCTGCATCGTCTGCACCACCGCTTCACGGCCGATGCCGCTGCGGCGGGGCTGCTCGACATCGCCTACCGCGTCATCGACTCCCCGCTCGGCCCGCTGCTCCTCGCGGCGACGGAGGCGGGTGTCGTCCGGGTGGCGTTCGCCCTGGAGGACCACAATGCCGTCCTCGCCGACCTGGCCGATCGGGTCAGCCCGCGCGTGCTGGAGGCCCCGGCCCGGCTCGACACCGTCACCCGCGCGCTCACCGACTACCTCGACGGCCGCAGCCGGCAGGTCGACGTGCCCGTCGACCTGCGCCTGCTCCGCGGCTACCGGCGCGAGGTCGTCGGGGCCCTGCCGACCATCGGCTACGGCCGCACCGCGACGTACGCCCAGGTGGCCGCGGCCACCGGCCGCCCCGGTGCCGTGCGTGCCGTCGGCAGCGCCTGCGCCAACAACCCGGTCCCGCTGGTCCTGCCGTGCCACCGGGTGGTCCGCAGCGACGGGAGCGACGGGGGGTACCGCGGCGGTCCCGAGGCGAAGCGGCAGCTGTTGGCGCTGGAGGCCACTCCCTTCGCAACTGCTTAG